The nucleotide window taaataatttaataaaaatttttacaatgactaaataatataattttttataatatataaattaaataattaattttattaaaatattgagATTAAATAGGTATTTCCCCATTCTTAATTTTTTACACAGCAGGAGTCGAGGAAAAGAAACAAGTATAGCAAGCTATAAGTCTGTCTCTGTAACATTTTTATTATACTAGAATAGAATTGTGTAGCACGAAATTTCACTTGCACGCAACCTCAAAAAAAGGGTTTCCTAGCTACTAGAAATGTACGCCATTAATTGGTTCTACAGCACTCAATAATTTGCCGGAGATGGCACAGAAAAATTGTCCATTTCCCTCTCACAAGTAGTAGGCTTCAAATTCCCGCCAGACTAAGTGGTATACTGTAAATTAAGTAGAAGAAAAAAATATCAGCGACACCGGCAGCTAAAATTCGCCGAACTCCTGATAAAACGATCAAAAGTCCCAAAGAAATGATTGCTGGGAATAAGCCTCATCCCCATTTTGATCATCACCATCATTCCCATTAATATGATCATGATCAAGAACAGATGGTTGTGGTGGATAATACTGGCTGTCTAGCCCTGGATAGAGTCCATACTCATTAGAGTCCAACTCATTCAGAATCGACGACCAATCTATCGACTTTCCTCTTTCCACCTGCACTGCCCCATCCGACGACGATGATTGGTACTGATCCGTCATTTGCCATGACGATGACTCACCTGTGCTTGTATTAGTGCGACTCCTCATCATCCTTGAGTTTTCATTCGCAAACCTCGCAGCAACTACTTGGATTTCTTGTGGAGTAAGTGACTGGCCGCCGGCGATATCCGGTGGATTATCGGGGAAGTTGAACTTTGCTTCCCGACCGCGCAGGCAATACAAGGCAGCATCGAATGCAAGCGCCGCCTTTTCTGCTGTATCAAAGGATCCTAACCATATCCTCTCCCGGCTGTTCGGCAGCCTGATTTCCGACACCCACTTCCCCCATTTTCGTCTCCGTACACCCTTGTACTTGGGTTCATTCATGTCTGATGAGGGTTGCTCTGATGATGTTCCTGGTTCCCCCATTCAATCGTTAAAATATTGGACCAGGAAGAGTGATTGGATTTGTTGGATAATGAAAATGGCGGCTCTGTGAAGAGATTTATATAGTAAGGGTTTTGAACTTTTTTGAACACTAAAGCGTGTTGATTTTAAAGCCAGAGACTAGAGTAAGAGTAACAGTCCAAGCAGCGGAAACGTGGGAATTTTTAGGAAATCATGAGGTGGCAACGCGGGTGCGTCGCATAGCACAAGCACGCGTGtgaattggttttttttttttttgtaagttATTTTTGACTCGCGTGTGAAATCAAAAGGTTGTTGGTGAAACACTGGTGGCTCGAGCTTTCCATTGTATCGTGGTCCTTCCGAACACTCACTCCTTGTTTGCTCCCTCGCGGTTCCTTCTTAAAGCTTGAATACCCTCTTGGTTTCTTTTGGCAGTTTTAATGCACTGGCGGTTTGGCGCTTCTGATTCATTTCTTTTAGAAAacgcttattattattattattattattattattattattaaaaaaaggaaaaagaatgtTGAGAATTGACTGTGGGTTTGATTTTCATATTAGAAGGATATCATAATTGCTTAACATCTGATCTTTACTTGAGAAGTTATTTAACAATTTTAGTTTTAGTGTATCTCATTTAATATATAAACTTTATAAAagcataattataattaattaattaattttaattaatcaatttttttcacattaatactttatttactttacaaaaaataattttatatttttttaatgtttaaagtctttaaaaaaataaatcaaccaaaaatattttactaattaaataaatttaaattatttttaatttttaaattttaataatttaattaaaatatttatatattctgattttgctatggcatacgacctaatactagcaaatacctactttataaaaagagagtcacatttagtgactttcaaaagtgagcAACATATAAGCCAatttgacttcctcttaaccaggaagacaaatagagctctatgcaaggattgtaagGTCATTTCGGGAGagactttaacaagtcaacatcggttagtggtcttagatgtcaagtttagtaacaattcaagtaagattagaagaaatagtgtagctcgaataaagtggtgggagttcaaaggagtaaagcaagtgatgtttaaaaatgagcttctcgagtccgaaacatagaagctggatatggaggccaatgatatgtggatacagatggaatTAAAGATTATAGAAGTAGCtaaaaaagtacttggagagtctagaggacatggaccaccctcaaaagagagatggtggtggaatgaggaagtacaaaaagcagcgaagagaaagagagaatggtataagaaattacctaagtgtgataataatgaggcatgtgaatagtacaagatagtaaagaaagaagcaaaaaatGCAGTTAATAAAGCAAGAGCGCAGGTCTTTGAAAAGTTATTGgggaaacttggaactaaaaaatgggagaaagatatttatagataagcaaggaggagagaaaagaaatgtcaagatctcaatcaagttaggtgcattaaggataagaaAGGAAAAGTGTtgttgaaagatgaggacattaaaaaaagatggagaaattattttgatgatctctttaataatagttaaaatggtaatagcatgaatatagactacagagcaatagaaaaaaatatgaattatactagaaggattagatctttagaagtaaagaaatcacttaagagaatgaaagtgagtaAAGCTTGTGGAcacgatggaataccaattgaagtgtagaagtgtttgggagatatgggagtggcatggttaactaaattgtttaataagattctaaatttaaagaaaatgcctgataaatggaggaggagtattttagtacctatttttaaaaataagaaagacatatagagttgctcaaactataggggaattaaactcatgagccatgctATGAAGTTatgagagagagttgtggaacatcgactacatcatgatacttctatctctcccaatcaatttggcttcatgcttggtcgttcaactatggaagcggtctttctcatcagaagcttgatggagaaatatagagatgcgaggaaagatttacacatgatttttatcgatttggagaaggcttatgatagtgttccaagagatgtcttatggagagtgttataaCAAAAGGGGGCATctattatgtcacaccttacccctctgtaaggcataacatgatcccgtagaatacctaatgaactaccgaacttcacctaccaataactcattaagtaccctacaagggattttaaaacaattttcttatttttgataagtggtgagcatctctaataagtatttaaaacatgtacttaagtggaaagctagttggaaattttggcccattttatttttccgcaaattttataaaaattttgacagagtttcctctgtattttgagaaaaccattcttcaaatacctgtaaaaagcacttctaaaaatttttctcaaccactacttcaatttcatactcaatctcaaacaatttctcaacacatttatcaactttcaatttcaaatccagtatccaatgatcaccaaaatactaacaatccatttcatatttcattagaaaaaaaacaatttgaatagatcattacaaaatttacattaagagaatttcaaactacaatatatattacaactttatacaaattttatacaactgctcaagacccatttttacatgtccatacatttatgtgcaatatatacatcaaaagaaatatttacaattagggtataaattataagactttgaatgatcctcaattttacaacatactaaaataatctttatgcaaaaataaaattatatttattcaaaaatttgactaaacatgagcattaaacacaaaacatgaattatgagattttaatgcaaaccacattcaattcgaagtatcaaaacacatttcataaaacccacagttaaatcatgccattcgaaacaaatagaatctcaataggcagaggctaaagagaatcacatcacaaggctagctagctcaaatatatggatatccattcacatcctcttctactggcacacctcaacacttctccagagaaggaattaaaattgaggtgttcaaatatatggtcatgacactgtggtttcaaaacttatcttaacaatttgctaaacattgtcatttcaaatatacacagtaactttcaacaatttaagtcaaaacatcataaataatgtcacaaataaattttcaacaattcgaagcaaatgtaaaatacatatttcattcactttatcaatgaacttTAAAACatggtgatgttgtgcacaaacctcgatattctttaaacacacaattttataatgtttcaagactagaacttaacacaaatccaaaataaatttagcttcacatttacctagctctaacgttcttgaaatttttgtgttttactattcactatactattcaagtcaaattgttgactttttaaggcttaataggtatgggaactccaacttcacccacataccacattttggccattaaacttgttggttttggtcattttctcaaagcttaagtcattttggcaaaattgctccattggtcattattgaccatttttcagttcacaattggtcaaagatatcatttatgcatttctccaaaatttggttcacaaccctagcattcaaaccctaactcatatatttcatgcaattaactacatctaatggttttaatgctaatcattcaactaagtatggttcctaaactcattcaaacccattaaattcatgcaattcatactcaaaATTCACTaatagtccttcccccatattttcacttcatttaatgaattctaagctcattttaaGTAATAAGCATGAacttaaaatagaaattgaaggttagaatcccaaccttaggtgaagcctttgatcttcactttttgttccaacttcacactttttctttcctctattcttcctttctatactcttcaagatgcaagaatgaagtttttaggtgggagttatgttgattgggtaaagaaaattaagcttaatgtAAGCTTAAGGAAAGATTTTTCATGGGAGCTTATGGAGGAGATGGGGCGGCAAacaagggagaagaagaagacttttctattttttttttctttaatcttatccccttttgaagaccaaaaatcccaatttaattaaataagttaattaatcttttatgacatcattcatgatgtcatcacctttgacttttctaacttctttctttttttttctatttatttttttctattagttctttaatttaattctcgattccgaaatttttttctcggtcaattgaccaaattgccttgtaaataatccaatatttctcgtgattttctttacttttatggtttgaaatttgagtttaaaatgacttttaacctcttatgttctgtttttcttatttatagttaactaattaaacattactaattatttgtgtttatggcttctcaagttgtcttaagtgtggctctaatctcaatGAAATATATGTTACATATTATGTACATACAAATGTTGAAAGAtatatatgaaggagcaactactattgtgcgcacagtggaaggggacacaagagattttcctatctcagttggattacaccaaggttcagcagtaagcccttacctttttgcagtagttttagatgaattaacgaaacatatacaagagagtatctcttggtacatgatgtttgcggatgatatagttatgGTAGATGAGACACAAtaaggagttaatagaaagctagagctttggagaaatactctagagtcaaatggctttaagttaagtagaatgaagatagaatacatgcattgcaagtttagtgaatgctgaactggtgatagggaaggagttagtttggatagagtgatactgtcccaaagtaatcactttaaatatctcagctcagtccttcaagtaaatGAGAGATGTGAAGAGGATGTTAGTTATAGAATTAAAGTCGGatgattgaagtggagacgtgccaagggagttttatatgatcgcaagatttccaataagttaaaaggaaagttttatcatacagccatacgaccagtcatgttatatggtagtgagtgttgagcaccgaatgagtcgtatgtgtctaagatgagagttgcggagatgagaatgttaaggtggatgagtggccatactagactagataaagtcgtaATGCAATTATTAtagaaaaggtaggagtagtaccaattaaggataagttgagagaagggagattgagatggtttggtcatgtaaagtGTAGACATACGaagactccagttagacaagtagagcatgtTAGGgtagaagatagaaagaaaagaaggggtggacctaaactgactttgaggagagtagtacaacatgatctaaaagcattacacatttccgagaatttaacccaaaatcgtttagagtagagaaaaAAAACCCATatagctaaccctaaatttttgggataaaggcttagttgagttgagttgagtattaaaatatttatatatataatataaatatatattattaatttaatattataataaaataataaaatatatatatatattataaattataaaacatatattttttttatataaattattttcgcgAGATAAACTAACCTACGGATACTTTTCTAATTCCGAATGAAAACGAAAAGTATTTACGTGGGCCACAGAGAAATTCAGTATTCATGAACAGAACCCttattgtatatgaatatcatccATGACgtaatatttttcattttaaaaaattataaaaataattttgacgTAATAGAAATAACGTATGTGCAGGTGCACCAAATAAATTTCTCTttcatttttggacttaaatgataACCGTTTTTGGCTGGCTACAAAGCCTGAATCCTTGTCACAGGTGAAAAAGTGCGGAGGCTGAGTCTTGtcttgtattattattattttaattttgagccAATGAAGAATTAAGACTACAGAGGAAGGTGGCGCAGTGCAGGGTAGGATGGTCCAAGCCATGGAAATTCTGCCCTCTCAAGTGTCATCTCTCTATGTTAATTCCAAGCACAGCCCACCCTGGTGTCACGAAGCCACTTCCTAGCTCGGACAGTAGTCCTGTACGGTGCCTAAACTTCCACCCAATCTAGATCAGCCTACTCGTATTCAAGGGTCTTTCCCCTTATAGAGGATTTCCAATATCCTTATCGAGGGTCTCCCACATATCTAGCCCGATCATTGAGCATTGATATTCCTTGTAGCACAATGTCGCCCTTCATCGTGTACATCCACAAGCATCGTCCAAAAGCAAGGCAATAAGCATCATCCGAAAGCAAGGCAATAAGCATCATCCGACCGTATGGCTGAACCCAAAGCCAATGTATAATATTTGTTCCCCTATACCGAGTAGCATCATTGGCCCTTATACCGAGCAGCATCGTCGGCCTTATATGGAAACCTCGGGCTAGGAGAAACGCTCACTACAAGCCCCTCGGTCTTGTAGTGTCCATGAAGCTCATTCTTCATGGAGACACCGAGCTCCTATCTCATGAGAGCACGATGGCCTTTGCCTAGTATCATGAGTACGTAGGGAGCTCACTTAGAGTCACACCCTTGTGCCAGTGACCCTGGGGATGGTGGAGAGCTTGACACCAAGGTTGGCAACTAGCTAGGCCCGTCCATGCTCACCAGTGGCCAACTAGTCACACCCCCCTAAAAAGCATTAGGAACATAGTGACCTCTGGCAGGAGGAGACATCAGTATGTCTCAGTGGTCACACCCCCCTACGCTTTTCCATATTTATAAAAGTGTCCGACAAACTTCTCGTTCTCATCAATTGTGCCCTTACACCATCTCACAGGCCTACAGCTTGGCTGGGTTTGGCCAATCCTCATGAGGTAATGGGCTGTCCCCCTTACATTCTCCCCCACTTAGACAATCGATGTCCTCATCGATTTGCCCTGAACACCTCTTGTTGAATAAAGCTCTCTTGAACATCTTGTGCCTCTCCGTGTTATTCACCATGTTGAACAAAGCTCTCCCATACATCTTGTGCCTTTTCAAATCTTTCATCATGTCTGGTTGTCACATATTGATCTCATGATTCTCTTATGTATCTTCATATCAACTTGTGCCCGTCTTCATACACATTTTTCATATCCTCCTTATGTTATGGTTGTGGC belongs to Hevea brasiliensis isolate MT/VB/25A 57/8 chromosome 4, ASM3005281v1, whole genome shotgun sequence and includes:
- the LOC110673074 gene encoding ethylene-responsive transcription factor ERF017 — its product is MGEPGTSSEQPSSDMNEPKYKGVRRRKWGKWVSEIRLPNSRERIWLGSFDTAEKAALAFDAALYCLRGREAKFNFPDNPPDIAGGQSLTPQEIQVVAARFANENSRMMRSRTNTSTGESSSWQMTDQYQSSSSDGAVQVERGKSIDWSSILNELDSNEYGLYPGLDSQYYPPQPSVLDHDHINGNDGDDQNGDEAYSQQSFLWDF